Proteins encoded together in one Rhizobium bangladeshense window:
- a CDS encoding RNA polymerase sigma factor, translating into MKIPAPESFEGQILALLPSLRRYSRSLTRSDADGEDLLQDCVEKILTHRGQWRGLNLRGWVLTIMTNLYRNGRRGKRRGGLVELDAAEDVAAPEPAADPLERARLNDALNSLSEEHRAVLMLVVIEGYSYSEVAAALDIPIGTVMSRLSRARRRVAEHLKADNIITLRRPK; encoded by the coding sequence ATGAAGATACCCGCACCGGAAAGCTTCGAGGGCCAGATCTTGGCCCTCCTCCCCTCGCTCAGGCGCTATTCGCGCAGCCTGACGCGCTCGGATGCCGACGGCGAGGATTTGCTCCAGGACTGTGTCGAGAAGATTCTGACGCACCGCGGCCAATGGCGCGGACTCAATCTGCGCGGCTGGGTCCTGACCATTATGACGAACCTCTATCGCAACGGCCGGCGCGGCAAAAGACGCGGCGGTCTGGTCGAACTCGACGCCGCAGAGGATGTAGCCGCCCCCGAACCGGCGGCCGATCCGCTGGAGCGCGCCCGGCTCAACGATGCGCTGAACAGCCTTTCGGAGGAGCACCGCGCCGTGCTGATGCTCGTCGTCATCGAGGGATATAGCTACAGCGAGGTCGCCGCCGCGCTCGATATTCCGATCGGCACCGTCATGTCCCGCCTGTCGCGCGCCCGTCGGCGAGTCGCGGAGCACCTGAAGGCCGACAACATCATTACGCTCCGGAGACCGAAATGA
- a CDS encoding anti-sigma factor family protein yields MNETNPSVTEADLHAYADGQLAKTARTRVEAYLADNPEEAAMVAEWQAQSSGIRSLFSGYEKAKDTDPLLVAPARAVSSGARHWRTAAAALLVFALGAVSGHYGSGLLETPGLQLAGSETLPKQAETAFTVYAAEVRHPVEVFADEEAHLATWLGKRLAIENLKIPNLQPLGFKLVGGRLLPVDGRPGAMFMYENQAGERLTVMVGRNRENRTTSFRFASSGNLETFYWIDGELGYAVTGEISRETLREVAEECYRQFPS; encoded by the coding sequence ATGAACGAGACCAATCCGAGCGTCACCGAAGCCGATCTCCACGCCTATGCCGACGGCCAGCTGGCTAAAACGGCGCGCACTCGCGTCGAGGCTTACCTCGCCGACAATCCGGAGGAGGCGGCAATGGTCGCCGAGTGGCAGGCTCAAAGTTCGGGCATCCGCTCGCTCTTTTCAGGTTACGAGAAGGCCAAGGATACCGATCCCCTTCTCGTCGCACCCGCCCGCGCCGTCTCATCGGGGGCAAGGCACTGGAGGACCGCCGCTGCGGCCCTGCTCGTCTTCGCGCTCGGCGCCGTCAGCGGCCACTATGGGTCAGGTCTTCTGGAAACGCCGGGCCTGCAGCTTGCCGGCTCGGAGACCCTGCCTAAGCAGGCCGAGACCGCCTTTACGGTCTATGCCGCCGAAGTTCGCCATCCCGTCGAAGTTTTCGCCGACGAGGAGGCCCATCTCGCCACCTGGCTCGGCAAGCGCCTGGCGATCGAAAACCTCAAGATCCCCAACCTGCAGCCGCTCGGCTTCAAGCTTGTCGGCGGCCGCCTGCTGCCGGTCGACGGCAGGCCGGGCGCGATGTTCATGTACGAGAACCAGGCCGGCGAGCGCCTGACCGTCATGGTCGGCCGCAATAGGGAAAACCGCACCACGAGCTTCCGATTCGCTTCATCCGGCAATCTCGAGACCTTCTACTGGATCGATGGTGAACTCGGCTACGCCGTCACCGGCGAAATCTCGCGCGAGACACTACGTGAGGTGGCCGAGGAGTGCTATCGGCAGTTTCCGTCGTGA
- a CDS encoding nitrile hydratase accessory protein, with protein MSLCETSPQIAQSPGLPTSSEGDPVFPEPWAAEAFAMALYLHEKGIFTWSEWAAALSKELHQPSRAKDGSDYFDCWVAALSGLLVSRGIADASAILDLQKSWQRAAEATPHGKPIELANDPLR; from the coding sequence TTGAGCCTCTGTGAAACATCCCCTCAGATCGCGCAATCGCCGGGGCTGCCGACGTCGTCGGAGGGTGATCCCGTCTTCCCCGAGCCCTGGGCGGCGGAAGCCTTCGCCATGGCCTTGTACTTGCACGAAAAGGGCATCTTCACCTGGAGCGAATGGGCAGCGGCTCTCTCAAAGGAGTTGCATCAGCCAAGCCGCGCCAAGGACGGCAGCGACTACTTCGACTGCTGGGTTGCGGCGCTTTCAGGGCTCCTGGTTAGCCGTGGCATAGCGGATGCATCCGCCATCCTCGACCTGCAGAAGAGCTGGCAGCGTGCGGCCGAAGCCACGCCGCATGGGAAGCCGATCGAGCTCGCTAACGACCCGCTGCGCTGA
- the nthB gene encoding nitrile hydratase subunit beta, with the protein MNGPHDLGGQMGFGPVSPEKGEPYFHAEWEKRALGITLSCGAFGAWTIDESRHARESIPPADYLAASYYEIWIRGVEMLLERHGFATREELLSGHKLRDGAAPKRVLRAEMVPAVLAKGGPCDRPVETAPLFVVGERVKTKNFNPATHTRLPRYARAKQGVVEAVQGSFVFPDDNAHGKGENPQWLYTVVFDGAEVWGEGADPSLTVSIDAWESYLEPL; encoded by the coding sequence ATGAATGGACCGCACGATCTCGGCGGTCAAATGGGCTTCGGGCCTGTCTCCCCCGAAAAAGGCGAGCCCTATTTTCATGCCGAATGGGAAAAGCGGGCGCTGGGGATCACCCTTTCCTGCGGCGCCTTTGGCGCCTGGACGATCGATGAAAGTCGGCATGCACGCGAGAGCATTCCGCCGGCCGATTATCTCGCGGCGAGCTATTACGAGATCTGGATCCGCGGCGTGGAGATGCTGCTGGAGCGGCACGGCTTTGCGACGCGCGAGGAATTGTTGTCCGGGCACAAGCTGCGGGACGGCGCGGCGCCGAAGCGGGTGCTAAGGGCGGAGATGGTGCCGGCGGTGTTGGCGAAAGGCGGGCCTTGCGATCGTCCCGTCGAAACCGCGCCGCTCTTCGTGGTCGGCGAACGGGTAAAGACGAAGAATTTCAACCCTGCGACGCATACACGACTGCCGCGCTATGCGCGCGCCAAGCAGGGCGTGGTCGAAGCAGTGCAGGGTTCGTTCGTTTTTCCAGACGATAATGCGCATGGCAAGGGCGAGAACCCGCAGTGGCTCTATACCGTCGTCTTCGATGGAGCAGAGGTCTGGGGCGAGGGCGCGGATCCGTCGCTGACGGTCTCGATCGATGCCTGGGAGAGCTATCTTGAGCCTCTGTGA
- the nthA gene encoding nitrile hydratase subunit alpha, whose product MQARVKGLETLLTEKGLIDPAAIDAIVETYETKVGPRNGARVVAKAWNDADFAEWLKRDATAAIASLGYIGRQGEHMRAVFNTTDTHNLIVCTLCSCYPWSVLGLPPVWYKAPAYRSRAVIDPRSVLAEFGLVLPEEKKIRVWDSTAELRYLVIPERPEGTAGMNEAALADLVSRDAMIGTAVAGSPEALS is encoded by the coding sequence ATGCAGGCGCGCGTAAAAGGGCTGGAAACGCTGCTGACCGAGAAAGGGCTGATCGATCCGGCGGCGATCGATGCGATTGTCGAAACTTATGAGACGAAGGTGGGGCCGCGGAATGGTGCTCGGGTCGTCGCGAAAGCCTGGAACGATGCCGATTTCGCCGAGTGGCTGAAGCGCGATGCGACGGCGGCGATCGCCAGCCTCGGTTACATCGGCCGGCAGGGCGAGCATATGCGCGCCGTCTTCAATACGACCGACACCCATAACCTCATCGTCTGCACGCTCTGTTCCTGTTATCCCTGGTCTGTGCTCGGCCTGCCGCCGGTCTGGTACAAGGCGCCGGCCTACCGTTCCCGCGCCGTCATCGATCCGCGCAGCGTGCTTGCCGAGTTTGGGCTGGTGCTGCCAGAGGAGAAGAAGATTCGTGTCTGGGACTCCACGGCAGAGCTGCGTTATCTCGTGATCCCCGAGCGGCCAGAAGGGACGGCGGGGATGAACGAAGCTGCACTTGCCGACCTCGTCAGCCGCGACGCGATGATCGGCACCGCAGTCGCCGGCAGCCCGGAGGCGCTGTCATGA